Proteins encoded in a region of the Panthera tigris isolate Pti1 chromosome B2, P.tigris_Pti1_mat1.1, whole genome shotgun sequence genome:
- the LOC102959725 gene encoding DLA class II histocompatibility antigen, DR-1 beta chain-like — protein sequence MACLWFPRSFLMAALMVMLMVLSPPLAWARDTPPHFLLLWKAECHFTNGTERVRLLERHFYNGEEYVRFDSEVGEFRAVTELGRPTAKYWNGQKDFLEGRRTAVDWYCRHNYGVGESFTVQRRVEPTVTVFPSKTQPLQHHNLLVCSVNGFYPGHIEVKWFRNGQEEETGVVSTGLIRNGDWTFQTLVMLETVPQSGEVYTCHVEHPSRTSPITVEWRVQSESAQSKMLSGIGGFVLGLLFLALGLFIYFRNQKGHSGLPPTGLLS from the exons ATGGCATGCCTGTGGTTCCCTAGAAGTTTCCTGATGGCAGCTCTGATGGTAATGCTGATGGTGCTGAGCCCTCCCCTGGCTTGGGCCAGGGATACCCCAC CACATTTCTTGCTCCTGTGGAAGGCCGAGTGCCATTTCACCAACGGGACGGAGCGGGTGCGACTCCTGGAGAGACACTTCTATAACGGGGAGGAGTATGTGCGCTTCGACAGCGAAGTGGGGGAGTTCCGGGCGGTGACGGAGCTGGGGCGGCCCACTGCCAAATACTGGAACGGGCAGAAGGACTTCCTGGAGGGGAGGCGGACAGCGGTGGACTGGTACTGCAGACACAACTACGGTGTTGGTGAGAGCTTCACGGTGCAGCGGCGag TTGAGCCGACAGTGACCGTGTTTCCCTCGAAGACGCAGCCCCTGCAGCACCACAACCTCCTGGTCTGCTCCGTGAATGGTTTCTATCCAGGCCACATTGAGGTCAAGTGGTTCCGGAACGGCCAGGAGGAGGAGACTGGGGTCGTGTCCACAGGCCTGATCCGTAATGGAGACTGGACCTTCCAGACCCTGGTGATGCTGGAAACAGTTCCTCAGAGTGGAGAGGTCTACACCTGCCACGTGGAGCATCCAAGTCGCACGAGCCCTATCACCGTGGAATGGA GGGTACAGTCTGAATCTGCACAGAGCAAGATGCTGAGTGGAATCGGGGGCTTTGTTCTGGGTCTGCTCTTCCTTGCGTTGGGTCTGTTCATCTACTTCAGGAATCAGAAAG GACACTCTGGACTTCCACCAACAG GACTCCTGAGCTGA